The Mycolicibacterium aurum genome segment GATCACCGAGCGTGACGGCGAGAGCACGTTCGTGTCCGATCCGCCGCCGGGGACCCACGTCATGCTGCACGCCCGGCTGCGCGAAAGCCTGGACAGCGACACCGACGACGAGCGGCACTGGGCGTTCCGTGCCATCGCGGCGACCAACGCCAGCGCTGCCCTGAGCCGCATACGGAAGGCGTTGACGGCCACCGGGTTCACGTCCGGATCGGACCGTCGACACCTGTTCCTGCTGCGCAACGCGCCGTGGCCGAGCGGTAGGACCACCGCTGCGGAGATCGACGCATTCCACGCGGCCGGCGGGCGTACCCTGCCGCTGTCGGAAGATGACGTGCGCACCATGACGGCGCTGCGGGACCTGATCAACGACGACGATCCCGAACTGCCCGCGTGGCTGAGGGCCCGCAGACCCGCCCACGGGCTGAGGTTGCTGGCGGACACGCTGGCGGCCGACGACGACGCGCCCGAGCCCGTGGCCGTCGTGGCAGACGACGAGCCAGAGTCTGCTCCTGAACCCGTCGCCGACTACACCGTCTCCGCGACGGAGATACCCCTCGGTCTGGATCTGACAACCGAAGAGCCTGTGACCATTCCGCTGTCGGCGCTGCGTAAGCATGTCGCGATCTTCGCCGGCTCCGGGTCGGGCAAGACGGTACTGATCCGCCGCCTCGTCGAGGAGTGCGCGCTCCGGGGCGTGTCGTCGATCGTGCTCGATCCCAACAACGACCTGTCCCGGCTGGGGACGGCGTGGCCGCAGCAGCCGTCCGGATGGCGGCAGTCCGACGACGCGCGTGCCGACGACTATCTGACCAACACCGATGTCAAGATCTGGACGCCGCGCCGAACCAACGGCCGCCCGCTGTCGTTCCAGCCGCTACCCGACTTCTCCAGCGTCGTCGACGATTTTGACGAGTTCACCGAGGCTGTGGAATCGGCATGCGAGGCGCTGGAACCGCGGGCCCTGATATCGGGGAAGACACAGAAGGCCACTCGTGCTCGGGCTGTACTCCGGGAAGCGTTGCAGCACTTCGGCAGAACATCGGAGCCGACGCTCGGCGGGTTCATCCGGTTGCTCGCCGACCTGCCCGAGGACGTCAGCGACATTGCGGGTGCGCATGAGATCGCCGGTGACCTGTCGCAGAACCTGCGGGCGGCGATGGTCAACGACCCGATGTTCGGCGGCGGCGGTACGCCCGTCGACCCGGGAGTGCTGCTGACACCGTCCGACGGACACCGCGCCCGGGTATCGGTGATCAGCATGATCGGTCTGTCCTCGGACGACCAGCGGCAGAGTTTCGTCAACCAGCTGCAGATGGCGCTGTTCGCCTGGATCAAGCGCCATCCGGCCGGTGATCGCCCGCTCGGCGGCCTGCTCGTGATGGACGAGGCCCAGAACTTCGCGCCCGCCAAGGGATTCACCGCGTGCACCCGCAGCACGCTGGCGCTGTCGTCGCAGGCCCGCAAATACGGCCTCGGCCTGGTCTTCGCGACGCAGGCGCCCAAGGGCCTCAACCACAACATCCCCGGAAACGCCGCCACGCAGTTCTACGGGCTGCTGAACTCACCCGCCCAGATCGACACGGCCCGCGAGATGGCCCGCGCCAAAGGCGGATTGATCGATGACATCAGCAGGCTGCGGGCCGGCAACTTCTACGTCGCGACCGAGGGTGAGTCCTTTCACCGGGTCGTCGCTCCGTGGTGCCTGTCCCACCACCCGGCGAGTCCACCGTCAGCCGAAGACGTGCTCGCCCTGGCGACTTCGGCGTGAGAGGAGCTCGACTGTGTCCCATCGTTACGTCGTGATCGGTGCCGGTGCCATCGGCGGGACCATCGGCGGCGTGCTCGCCCGCGCCGGTGCCGACGTGGTGCTGGTGGCCCGCGGCGCGCATGCGCGTGCCCTCGCCGACAATGGTCTGACGCTGCGCACCCCCGACGGCGCGTTCCAGATCCCGGTCTCTGTCGCCGCGGCTCCGGACGAGGTCCGCCTGACGGCCCGCGATGTCCTGGTGTTCGCGACCAAGACCCATCAACTGGACGCTGCGCTGCAGGAGTGGGTCGACCGGCCGGTGTTCGACGGCGACGCCGCGGTGGGCAGCGCAGGTGAGGTACTGCCTGTCCTGGCGGCCCTCAACGGCGTTGTGGCCGAGGACAAGGCGCTGCGCTTCTTCGCCAGGGTCTTCGGAGTGTGCGTCTGGATGCCTGCCGCCCACGTCACACCCGGCGAGGTGATCACGAAGTCATGGCCGGTGGCAGGACATTTCCACGTGGCACGCTGGCCTGCCGCCCTGGCGACGCCTGAGGACCGTGCGCTGCTCGAGGACATCGCCGCCACCTGGACGCCGGCCGGCATCCTCGTCGCGCTCCCGCCCGACGTCGCACCGTGGAAGTACAACAAGCTGCTGAGCAACCTCAGCAACGCCGTTGTCGCACTGACAGGTTCGGAGCGCGACGGCGAGGTCGCCACTGCGGTCAGGAACGAGGGCGAGGCGGTGCTGGCGGAGGCCGGCATCGAGTACGTGTCGTTCGAGGTGTCGACCGCCGCTCGCGCACAGGGCCCGACGATGCGGCCGGTGGCCGGCGCCGAGGAGGTGATCTCGAACTCGACGTGGCAGTCCCTGGCCCGCCGCAGCGGCAGCGTCGAGACCGATTTCCTCAACGGTGAGATCGTGCGCATCGCACACGGGTGCGCAGCTGCAGCGCCGTTGAACACGGCCCTGGCCCGGTTGGCCAGGGACACCGCGCATTCCGGCCGCGGCCCCGGGGAGCTCGCTGAACACGAGCTCGCCAAGCTGCTGGGCCTGACCGATGGTGCCGCCACCGAGAGGGACTCATGAGCGCTCGTGATCAGGTATTCGTCACCGCCGCCGAGTTGGCGCGCAGGCTCGACGCCGGTGAGCCCATCACCCTGCTGGACGTCCGGTGGTCACTGCCCCAGCCCGACGGCACCGCGGCCTACGCGGCAGGCCATCTGCCCGGGGCGGTGTACGTATCGCTGGACGATGAACTCACCGACCACAGCGTCGACGGGCGCGGCCGCCACCCACTACCCTCCGGATCTGCCCTGCAGGAAGCGGCGCGGCGCTGGGGTGTCCGTACCGGGGTCCCCGTCGTGGTCTACGACGACTGGAACCGCGCAGGGTCAGCCCGCGCCTGGTGGGTGCTGACCGCGGCGGGCATCGCCGATGTCCGCATCCTGGACGGCGGCCTCGCTGCTTGGAACGGTGAATTGGAGACCGGCTCAGTGACTCCCGAGCCCGGCGACATTGCCGTCGCGCACGAGGACCTATATGCCGGGGCGCGCAGCGCCGTCACTGCAGACGAGGCCGTCGACTCGCCGGTACTTGTCGATGCCCGCGCACCCGAGCGCTACCGCGGCGACAACGAGCCCGTCGACACGGTCGCAGGGCACATTCCGGGCGCGGTGAACGTGCCGAGCACCAGCCTGCTCACCGCCGGCGGTGCCCTGCTGCCGGACGCCGACCTGACCGACCTGTTCAGCGCCAGTGGCGTGCGACCCGGGGCCGCCGTCGCGGCGTACTGCGGATCGGGCGTGACGGCGGCGGTCGTCGTCGCGGCGCTGGCGTCGGTGGGCGTGGATGCGGCGCTGTTCCCCGGGTCGTGGTCCCAGTGGAGCGCAGAACCCGGCCGCGAGGTGGCACGCGGCTGACGTTCTCTGGCGATTTGGGCGTGCCAGGGGGCGCCAGCGGCAACCCAGCACGCCGAAATCGCAGAAAGAATCGCGGCGATTGCATTGCTGTCGGGACGCCCCGCGATCGGGAAGGATTGCCGGGCGGCGCAACTCGGCGCCGCGCACCCCGGGAAGGCGACTCGACTGACCACCTCGCGAGAAGCCGAGACCCTCGCAGCTGACGTGCTCGTGATCGGCGGCGGACCCGCGGGCACGTGGGCGGCGATCAAGGCCGCGGAGGCCGGTGCCGATGTCATCGTCGCCGACAAGGGGTACACGGGCGCCAGCGGCGCGACGGCGTCGGCCGGGACGGGAGTCTGGTACGTCGACGACGTTCCCGAACTGCGTGAGGCCGCGATGGCCAAGCGTGAACTGATCGGTGGCCACCTCACCGACCGCCGCTGGATGAGCCGCGTCCTGGACGACACGATCGTGCGGATGGACGAGCTCGCGCGGATCCAGCGCTACCCGTTCCCCGTCGACGAGAACGGCACCCAGATCCGCGAGGACCTCCAAGGTCCGGAATACATGCGACGCCAGCGGATTCGGCTGCAGCGCCTAAGTGTTCGCATCCTCGACCATACGCCCGCCCTGCACCTGCTGGCTGATCGCGACGGCACCGTCTCCGGCGCGGTCGCAGTCCGCCGCGCCGACGGGACCCGGGTGAGGATCACCGCGGGGGCGGTTGTGCTGGCCACCGGTGGGTGCGCGTTCCAGTCGAAGACCATGGGGTGCGACACCGACACCGGTGACGGCGCTCTGATGGCCGTCGAGGCCGGTGCGGTGCTGTCGGGCATGGAGTTCTCCAACGCCTACGCGGTGGCACCGAAGGACACGTCGATGACGAAGAACGCCTACTACGCGTGGGCGTCGTTCTACCGTGCCGACGGCTCCTTCCTCGAAGCCCCGGGCGCTACCAAGGACCGCAGGCTCATCGCGCAGACCCTCCTGGACGAGCCGGTGTACGCCCGCCTGGACCGGGCCGCCGAGTCTGACCGCGCCACGATGCGCACCGGACAACCGAATTTCTTCCTGATCTTCGACAGGCTCGGCATCGACCCCTTCACCGACCTCTTCGAGATCACGCTGCTGTGCGAGGGTACGGTTCGCGGCACCGGTGGTGTGCGCATCGCCGGGAATGACTGCGCCACTGATGTTCCCGGGCTCTATGCGGCGGGTGACACGGCCACGCGACAGCTGATCGCGGGCGCCTACACCGGTGGTGGCGCGCACAACGCGTCCTGGGCCGCCTGCTCGGGAGCGTGGGCAGGCCGCGGTGCCGCCGACTTCGCCCATACCAGGGGACGGCCGCCGGAGCGGCTGACCGACGTGGGTGGCCTGGGGGTGGCACCGGAAGCGCTGCCGGAGGTTCGCCGCCTGTCGACGGCCTACGAGATCAACTACCTACGCCATGCCGACCGGCTGACGCCCGCGCTCGCCGAGCTCGACACCCTCTGGGGGACGGCGCGGGCCGGAACGGGGCTGCGTGCCCGCGAGACTGCCGCGATGCTGGCGCACGGCCGGTGGATGTATCACGCGGCACTGCGCCGTACCGAATCCCGCGGCATGCACCAGCGATTCGACTTCCCCGACATCGATCCAGCGCAGCAGCAGCGGCTGGTCACCGGCGGCCTCGACGAGGTGTGGACCCAGCCCGAGTCACGCTGGCTGGCCGACCGGGAGCGCGCCGCATGATCGAAATCGTGGACGCGGATCGATGCATCACCTGCGACCGCTGCATCGAGGTGTGTCCGACGAGGGTCTTCGACCGCGGCGAGGACGGGATCCCGGTGATCGCCCGCCACGACAGCTGCCAGACGTGCTTCCAGTGCGAGGCGTACTGTCCGGTGGACGCGTTGTTCGTTGCGCCCCTGGTGTATCCCGTGGCCGACGACTCGCGCTTCCGCGACGTCGACGCCCTGCAGGAAGCCGGCCTGATCGGCGGCTACCGGGCGGTGTTGGGCTGGGGACGAGGCCGGTCGCCGGGCGCCCGCAGCGCGGTGCAACCCCAGGCGCCGCACTAGGTCACGGCTGCGGGTCGTCCCGGTCGTAGTTCCGGAACGACGGCGTGCGGCGCGTCAGGAACCAGACCACCAGCAGTATGGCAATGCCGCCAGCGACCAGCGGGCTCCAGATCGCGAACATACTGGCGACCGCGCCGGTGACCACATCGCCGACCCGCGGACCGCCGGTGACGATGATCGAAAAGATGCTCTGAACGCGACCCCGCAGGGCGTCAGGCACGGCGGCCTGCAGAATCGCCCCGCGGAAGATCGCGGACACCGCATCGGCGGCGCCACCGATCGCGAGCGTGATCGCAAGAGCAGCGATCGCCACGGTGTTGGTCCCAGAACTCGGACGAATCACGGCAAGGAGCAGGATCACTCCCGCAACGGCGATCGTCGCGGCGTAGATGTAGGACACCACGATGATCGCGACGCCCTGACGTCGCACTGTGCCCGTCCACCCGGAGAACAGGGAAATAAGCACCGCGCCCGCCGCGAACGACGCCGACAGCACGCCGACAGTGGTCACCCCGCCACCGAGGGTCACCGCCCCCAGCGCGGGGTACAACACACGGGGCTGGGCAAGCGCCATCGCGAACAGGTCGATCGTCAGCGCGAAGCGAATGTTGTCTGCACGGCGCAGGTAACCCAGCCCGTCGCGGACCGCGCGCAGAGCCCCCACCGCGGCAGCGCGGGTCTCGTCGAGCGGGCGCAGCGCAGGCAGCGCCCACACCCCGAGAAAGGCCGCCGTGTGCAGCACGGCGTCGATCAGGAACGCGGCCTGGAACCCGCCCGCACCGACCGCGGCGGCACCGATCAGCGGACCGAGCGTCGCCATCAGACCCATATTGATGCCGTTGAGTGCGCCTGCGGCAGGGAGCAATTCGCGGGGCAGCAGTCGCGGGATGATGGCGCGCCTGGTGATTCCACCGACGGTGCCCGCGACCGCGTTGACTGTCGCCGCCGTGTACAGCACCCACAACGAACTACCGCCGACGATGGCATGTACGGCCAGCACGACGATGGCCAGCCAGGAGATCACCGAGGCGATCATCGCCACCCATCGGCGGTCGAATCGGTCGGCCAGCGTGCCGCCATAGAGGCCGAGAATGACCATGGGTCCCAACGCGATACCGGCGATCAGCGACACGGCGAAGGTCGACGATGTGATGGCATAGACCTGGAGCGCGACCGTGACGACGGTCATCTCCTGGCCGATGCTGCCGAGCGCCGTACCGAGCCAGAGCCGGGTGAAGGCCCGGCTGTGGCGAAATGGTGTCAGATCGAGAAAGACACGCCGCTTCCCCGTTCGTTCGGTCGGCGGCGTCACCGCACGAGGGAGCGGGCCGGATCGGCTGCCCACTCGGAGGCAGACCCGACGTACAGGCGGGCCCGCACCCCGAGCACGGCCAGCACGAAGACCTCCAGCGCCGCCGCCACCCCGGTGCCGCAGTATGCCGCCGGCTCCGCGCCCGTGGGTATCCCGAGACCGGCCACGCGGTCACGGAGCTGTTCATCGGGTAGCAGAAAGCCCGCGGCGTCGAAGAATTCGGCAACCGGTGCGCTGCGGGCTCCCGGGATGTGCCCGGCCCCTGCATCGGTGGGATGGGTGAACTTGGCGGCCGGCCGTGCGTCGAAAAGCAGGCCGCGCTCAGCGAACGACGGCACCTCCCCGATCTCCACCACCGGCAGCCCACCGGGGCGAATCGCGAAGTCGCTCTCGGGCCGGACGTCACCCGGCTCCCCTGACTCGAGCGCGCCGGTCCAGCCGTCGACTCCGCCGTCGAGCAGTCGCACCGAGTCCACGCCCGCCCATCGCAACAGCCACCATGCCCGCGCCGGGGCGGGGGACCGGGCAGATCCGTAGATGACGACGGGCGTGCCGGTGTCGATGCCCCAGCGCCGCAGGGTTTTCTCGAATTCGGCAGCGCCGGGCAGCGGGCGCTTTCCATTTCGTCCCGTACTCGGTCCGGCGAGATCGGCGTCGACATCCACGAATTGCGCCCCGGGCAGGTGGGCGCTCAGATAAGCCGCCCTGTCGGCATGATCGGCCGGCATCGCATGCCGTACGTCGAGCACAACCGTCTCGGGTCGTCGGGTGAGCCATGCGGTCAGCTCGGCCGGGCCGATCAGGTGGGCGGAGCGGGCCGCCTCACTCATGTGTGTCCTCCATCGTCGATCACGAATTATGTTTCATAACATTGCCCAGGGTCGATGAGGCCGAGAAAAAATACGCGTGACGCGAACTCCTCATCCGCAGCGTACGGCAGGTATCGGTACTTATTCTCGCGGTAAGAGAAAATATGGACGCCACCCCGGGCGGCTTTTAATGTGCTTGCAAGCCAACACATTTTGTATCAAAGACATTTGTAACAATAAACCCCGGGATGGCCCCACATGACCCTGATCACCCAGAGCGTGATCTCCGTCGAGGAACTGGACGCGACGCTCGACGACCCCAAGCTGGCGGTCATCGAAGTGCACGCCGCGGCTCCCGACGGCCCAGTGATCCCCGGTGCTCGCCCGGTGTTCTGGAAGGACCTCGCCTGGCACCCGCTGGAACGCGAACTGGCCACCGGCGCCGAACTGTCGGAGCGTCTGTTCGCGCTGGGCGCCGGCGAGGGATCCCGGATCGTGCTCGCCGGTGACCCCACCCAGTTCGCGGCATATGTGCTGTGGACACTGCGGGTTCGCGGCTACACCGACGTCGCCTACCTGGACGGCGGACTGGAGGCATGGCGGGCCGGCGGGTTGCGCACCGGCGGCACCGTCGAGCGGACCGCACCCGAAGCGCGGCTGCCGGTCCCCGAACCCACCGAGGCCGACGAACGCCTGCGGATCGGACGGGATGACGTCCGCGCCCTGCTGGGCCGCGACGACGTCGTGATCCTGGACTACCGCACCCCCCAGGAGTACAGCGGCGCGCGTGTCAGCGGCCCGAACGCCCCGATCGACCACGGTGCCGAGCGGCACGGCCGCATCCCCGGTGCGAAGCACCTGTTCTTCCGCGACCTGCTCGACGAGTACGGCCGGCTGCGTGAGCGGGCCGAGCTCCAGCATCTGGTGGACGAGAAGGTAGGCGACACAGCGGCTCTCATCGTCAACTACTGCCGGCTGTCGCACCGGTCCACACTCGGGTGGATCGCGCTGTCTGAAGTGCTGGGCTACGACAACGTGCGCGTGTACGACGGCTCATGGACCGAATGGGGGAGCATCGTCGGCTTCCCGGTAGAGAGGTAGAGAACGATGACTTTCCCACATGATTCGATCACGTTAAATCTCAACCTGATTCCGGGCGGCGTGTTCCCGGGCGCCTGGCGCGCCGGCCACGGTGACGCCCAGCAGTACAGCAGCCTCGAGCACTACATCGAGGTTGCCAAGATCGCCGAGCGAGGCCTCTTTGACGCCGTGTTCCTCGCCGACACCCCGGTGTGGCGTTACCGCGGCGAGTACCGACCCTTCCGCGGTCTCGACCCGACGCTCGCGTTCGCCGCCGTCGCGCAACACACCAGCCACATCGGCCTGGTCGCCACCGGATCCAGCTCGTACAACTCGGCCTACAATCTGGCGCGCCGTATCTCGACGCTGGACCACATCAGCAATGGTCGCGCCGCATGGAACATCGTCGCCACCAACGGCGACGACGTGGCGCGCAACTTCGGCCGTGAGCACGGACTCGACCACGATGCCCGCTATCAGCGCGCTCACGAGTTCGTCGAGGCCGTCATCGCGCTGTGGGACGGCTGGGCCGACGATGCATGGGTGGCCGACCGGGAGACCGGTACCTACGTCGACGAAGCGCGGATTCGCGCCGTCGACTACACCGGCGAGCACGTGAAAACCTCAGGCCCACTGCCGCTTCCACGCTCACCGCAGGGCCATCCGGTTCTGGTGCAGGCCGGGTCCTCGCCGGACGGCATCGGCCTGGCATCGCGGTTCGCGGACGCCGTCTACACCGTGCAGCCGACCATCGAATCAGCGATCGCGTTCCGCAACACCGTCCGCGAACGCGCCGCCGGCTGGGGCCGCAACCCCGACACCATCCGCGTGCTCCCCGGCCTCATCACGCTGGTCGCTCCCACCGAGGCCGAGGCCCGCAAGCGCGAGATCGAACTGCGGGAGTTGCACACCGAGCGCTTCGCCATCAACGCGCTGGCCCTGCAGATCGGTGTGCCGGTAGAAGCTCTGGATCTGGACAAGGAACTACCGTGGGACCTCGTTCCCGCGGACGGCGAACTCGGCGCCTCCGGCGGGCATTTCGCCGCGCTGATCGGCACCGCCCGGCGCGAGAAGTTCACCGTGCGCGAGATCATCGCCCGCCAGGGCGGTGGTCTGACCCACGTCACCGCGATCGGCTCACCCGAACAGGTCGCCGACCAGATCGAGACCTGGGTGCAGGCCGGGGCTTCCGACGGCTTCAACATCATGTCGGCCCAATTACCCGATGTGGCGACCGAATTCGTCGACCACGTGGTGCCGCTGCTGCAGCGCAAGGGCATCTTCCGCACCGAGTACCCGGGCACGACGCTGCGCGACACCCTCGGGCTCGAGCGTCCCGGCGACGGATTCGACGACCATGTCCACACCAAGAGCCTGCATACGGTAGGGGAGGCAGCGTTCGGCTGACCGGCCGACTGCGCAAATCTATGACCGTCCTCGAGACCTCGCACACCAGCCTGCCCGGCGCGGACGCCGCGGTGGCCCAGGATTCTGGGCGCACCGCGCCGCCGCGGCAGGTGGGCCGCTGGGCAGGTGTCGCCTTCCAGGCCCGCTACATCGGCGAGAAGCTCTTCGCTGCCGTGGTGGTGCTGTGGTTGGCGGCGTCGGCGGCGTTCCTGGCCGTACATCTGTCTCCGGGTGACCCGGTCACGCTGCTGATGGGGGAATTCGACACACCGGAGCTGAGAGCCACCATCGAGGCGCAGTGGGGTCTGGACAAGTCACTGTTCGCGCAGTACATCGACTTCCTCGCCCGACTGGTGCACGGCGACTTCGGGATGTCGTATGTGCAGCGAGTTCCGGTGAGTGACATCCTGTTCAGCCACCGCCTGGTCGCCAGCGCACAGCTCACGACCGCGGCCACGCTGATCGCGGTCGTCGTCGCCGTAGTCGTCGCGGTCACCACGGCGGGCCGCAAGGGCATCGGCACCCGGATCACCTACCTCGGTGAGCTGACCTTCGCCTCGATCCCGACGTTCTGGCTGGGCATCGTCTTCATCACCGTGCTGTCGTTCCAGCTGGGCCTGCTGCCCGTGGTCGGCGGCAGCAAGCTGGAGAACCTCATCCTGCCGAGCCTCACGCTGGGGCTGCCCTTGGCGGCGGTGCTGTCGCAGGTGCTACGGGAGGGGATCGAGCGTTCACTGGAGCAGCCCTACGCCGTCACGGCTCTGTCCCGCGGAATCTCGCCGTGGCAGCTCAAGATCCGGCACGGGTTGCGGCACGCCCTGATCCCGGCTGCCACCCTGGCCGGTTGGTCGGTGGGCGGCATGCTCACCGGCACGGTCATCGTCGAGCAGGTCTTCGGCCGACCGGGCATCGGTCAGGCCACAGTGGTCGCCGTCACCCGACAGGACGTCCCGGTGGTTCTCGGCATCACGTTGCTGGCAGTCGCCCTGTACGTGGCCGTCAACACCGTGGTCGACATCGTCTACCTGTGGATCGATCCGCGGATGCGGGTGCGCTAGATGGCAACGACTTTCGCGTTCCCCGGGCGCTCGCTGTCCTCGGGCCTGACACGCTTCCGGCACACCGGCCTGCTGATCGCTGCGTCCATCCTGGTGCTGCTCATGATCGCCGTGGTGTTCCCCGGGTTGTTCACCGGCCGCGACCCGCTGGCCAGCGACATGTCGAATGCCCTTGCCGCCCCCAGCTTCGAGCACATCTTCGGTACCGACCATCTCGGGCGCGACGTGTGGTCGCGCGTCGTGCACGGCGCCCGCTACTCGATTCTCATCGGCGTTGCTTCCACCGCGCTCGGCGTTGTGATCGGCGTGCTGTTCGGGCTGATCGCCGGCGTAGCGCATCGCCGCATCGACGAGGGTATCTCCCGCGTGTTCGACGCGGTCGGCGCGTTCCCCGACCTGCTGTTCGCGCTGATGCTCATCACGCTGACCGGCCCGGGCACCGGAAATGTCATCGCCGCCATCGCGATCGCGTCGGCACCCCGATACGGCCGTGTGGTGCGCGCCGAGACGCTGCGCGTGCGTGAGTCCGACTACGTCGCGCAGTCTCGGTTGGCCATCGCCTCCGCGGCTCGCCGCACCGTCCGCCACGTCCTCCCGAATGCTCTGGGCACGGTGCCGGTGCTCGCGACGCTGGGCATAGGCACCGCGATCATCGGTGCCGCCGGGCTGAGCTTCCTGGGCTTCGGGCCGACACCGCCGCTGCCCGAATGGGGCTCGATGCTGTCGGATGCGCGCCAGGACCTGCGGATTGCGTGGTGGGTCGGCTTCTTCCCCGGGTTGTTCATCACCATCACCGTGGTCAGTGTGTCGATCGTGGGCAGGAACCTGCAGCGTCGCTTCGAGCGGAGGGTGCAGCCATGACGGTGGCACCGACGGAGATCGCCGCACCACTCGACGGGCAGACCGGCGACGTCCTTATGGACGTCAAGGGCCTGACGGTGTCCTTCGACAGCGTGCGTGGAGCGGACGGCGACCCGGTCTCCGTCGTCTCCGACGTCGACTTCACGGTCCGGCGCGGGCGCATTCTCGCGATCGTCGGCGAGTCCGGCTCAGGCAAGTCGGTGACGGCTCGCACGCTGGTGGGACTCGCCGGTGACGGAAGCCGCGTCGAGGCAGCGACGTTCGAGGTCGGTGGCGTCGACACTCGGAACTTCGGGGAGAAAGACTGGCGCAGAGTGCGCGGCAGCCAGATCGGCTTCGTGCTGCAAGACGCGCTGACCTCGCTCGACCCACTGCGGACCGTGCAGGCCGAAGTATCCGAGGCGCTGCGCCTCCCCCGTCGACAACGCGTTGCCGCCGTCGAGGAGCTACTGGATTCGGTCGGCATACCCGATCCGGCGTATCGCAGGCGCAACTACCCGCATCAACTCTCCGGCGGGCTGCGGCAGCGTGCGCTGATCGCGTCGGCGCTGGCCGGACGACCCAACGTGCTGATCGCCGACGAGCCAACAACAGCGCTCGACGTCACCGTCCAGGCACGCATCCTGGCACTGCTGCGCGCACTGGCCGACGACGGTCGCGGCGTGCTGTTGATCAGCCACGACCTCGCCGTGGTGTCGAAGGTCGCTGACGACGTGGTGGTGATGCACAACGGCCGGATCGTCGAGCACGGCCCCGTCGCCGACGTGATCCACGACCCGAAGCACGACTACACGCGCAAGCTGGTCGCGGCGGTACCCGGACGCGACACCCGAGGGCGTCTGCTCAGCGACCCGGAAAAGGCAGCACCGCAGCCAGATTCGGTAGGGCCTGAGGTTGTCGCCGACATCGCAGGTGTCGGCAAGTTCTACCGGCAGGGCCGCCGTCACGAGTTCACCGCCGCCGAGCACGTCACGTTCGCGATCCGGCGCAGCGAGATCGTCGGCCTGGTGGGGGAGTCGGGCTCGGGAAAGTCGACGGTGGCGCGCATCGTCACCGGACTGCTGGCTCCCGACGCCGGACACGTCGAAATCGGCGGGCGCCGCTGGACGGGCCGACGCGGACACGAGCCGCCGCGGCTCGGCGCAGTCCAACTGGTGGCGCAGGACTCTGTCGGATCGTTCGACCCCCGGTACACGGTGCGCGAAATCATCGCCGAG includes the following:
- a CDS encoding ABC transporter permease, with translation MATTFAFPGRSLSSGLTRFRHTGLLIAASILVLLMIAVVFPGLFTGRDPLASDMSNALAAPSFEHIFGTDHLGRDVWSRVVHGARYSILIGVASTALGVVIGVLFGLIAGVAHRRIDEGISRVFDAVGAFPDLLFALMLITLTGPGTGNVIAAIAIASAPRYGRVVRAETLRVRESDYVAQSRLAIASAARRTVRHVLPNALGTVPVLATLGIGTAIIGAAGLSFLGFGPTPPLPEWGSMLSDARQDLRIAWWVGFFPGLFITITVVSVSIVGRNLQRRFERRVQP
- a CDS encoding sulfurtransferase, with product MTLITQSVISVEELDATLDDPKLAVIEVHAAAPDGPVIPGARPVFWKDLAWHPLERELATGAELSERLFALGAGEGSRIVLAGDPTQFAAYVLWTLRVRGYTDVAYLDGGLEAWRAGGLRTGGTVERTAPEARLPVPEPTEADERLRIGRDDVRALLGRDDVVILDYRTPQEYSGARVSGPNAPIDHGAERHGRIPGAKHLFFRDLLDEYGRLRERAELQHLVDEKVGDTAALIVNYCRLSHRSTLGWIALSEVLGYDNVRVYDGSWTEWGSIVGFPVER
- a CDS encoding ABC transporter permease — encoded protein: MTVLETSHTSLPGADAAVAQDSGRTAPPRQVGRWAGVAFQARYIGEKLFAAVVVLWLAASAAFLAVHLSPGDPVTLLMGEFDTPELRATIEAQWGLDKSLFAQYIDFLARLVHGDFGMSYVQRVPVSDILFSHRLVASAQLTTAATLIAVVVAVVVAVTTAGRKGIGTRITYLGELTFASIPTFWLGIVFITVLSFQLGLLPVVGGSKLENLILPSLTLGLPLAAVLSQVLREGIERSLEQPYAVTALSRGISPWQLKIRHGLRHALIPAATLAGWSVGGMLTGTVIVEQVFGRPGIGQATVVAVTRQDVPVVLGITLLAVALYVAVNTVVDIVYLWIDPRMRVR
- a CDS encoding sulfurtransferase, with the protein product MSEAARSAHLIGPAELTAWLTRRPETVVLDVRHAMPADHADRAAYLSAHLPGAQFVDVDADLAGPSTGRNGKRPLPGAAEFEKTLRRWGIDTGTPVVIYGSARSPAPARAWWLLRWAGVDSVRLLDGGVDGWTGALESGEPGDVRPESDFAIRPGGLPVVEIGEVPSFAERGLLFDARPAAKFTHPTDAGAGHIPGARSAPVAEFFDAAGFLLPDEQLRDRVAGLGIPTGAEPAAYCGTGVAAALEVFVLAVLGVRARLYVGSASEWAADPARSLVR
- a CDS encoding NtaA/DmoA family FMN-dependent monooxygenase (This protein belongs to a clade of FMN-dependent monooxygenases, within a broader family of flavin-dependent oxidoreductases, the luciferase-like monooxygenase (LMM) family, some of whose members use coenzyme F420 rather than FMN.), which gives rise to MTFPHDSITLNLNLIPGGVFPGAWRAGHGDAQQYSSLEHYIEVAKIAERGLFDAVFLADTPVWRYRGEYRPFRGLDPTLAFAAVAQHTSHIGLVATGSSSYNSAYNLARRISTLDHISNGRAAWNIVATNGDDVARNFGREHGLDHDARYQRAHEFVEAVIALWDGWADDAWVADRETGTYVDEARIRAVDYTGEHVKTSGPLPLPRSPQGHPVLVQAGSSPDGIGLASRFADAVYTVQPTIESAIAFRNTVRERAAGWGRNPDTIRVLPGLITLVAPTEAEARKREIELRELHTERFAINALALQIGVPVEALDLDKELPWDLVPADGELGASGGHFAALIGTARREKFTVREIIARQGGGLTHVTAIGSPEQVADQIETWVQAGASDGFNIMSAQLPDVATEFVDHVVPLLQRKGIFRTEYPGTTLRDTLGLERPGDGFDDHVHTKSLHTVGEAAFG
- a CDS encoding MFS transporter gives rise to the protein MTPPTERTGKRRVFLDLTPFRHSRAFTRLWLGTALGSIGQEMTVVTVALQVYAITSSTFAVSLIAGIALGPMVILGLYGGTLADRFDRRWVAMIASVISWLAIVVLAVHAIVGGSSLWVLYTAATVNAVAGTVGGITRRAIIPRLLPRELLPAAGALNGINMGLMATLGPLIGAAAVGAGGFQAAFLIDAVLHTAAFLGVWALPALRPLDETRAAAVGALRAVRDGLGYLRRADNIRFALTIDLFAMALAQPRVLYPALGAVTLGGGVTTVGVLSASFAAGAVLISLFSGWTGTVRRQGVAIIVVSYIYAATIAVAGVILLLAVIRPSSGTNTVAIAALAITLAIGGAADAVSAIFRGAILQAAVPDALRGRVQSIFSIIVTGGPRVGDVVTGAVASMFAIWSPLVAGGIAILLVVWFLTRRTPSFRNYDRDDPQP